One Microvirga thermotolerans DNA window includes the following coding sequences:
- a CDS encoding SDR family oxidoreductase, with amino-acid sequence MSGKMPGAALVTGGARRIGLSLVERLAREGFSVAIHCNRSVADAEAAADAVRRAGGTAAVIRADLADAGAVAGTVEAARAAVGPLTLLVNNASEFEPDEVLTLSPERWDRHFAVNLRAPAFLARDFARQVPEAGEGLIVNIVDQRVWKPTPQFFSYTLTKAALYTATKTMAQALAPRIRVNAIGPGPTLANARQAPEDFAGQTDALLLRRGPGPEEIGDALMYLVRARSVTGQMIAVDGGQHLAWETPDVTGMRE; translated from the coding sequence ATGAGCGGAAAGATGCCCGGGGCGGCCCTGGTGACCGGAGGCGCCCGCCGAATCGGGCTCAGCCTCGTCGAGAGGCTCGCGCGCGAGGGGTTCTCGGTCGCGATCCACTGCAACCGCTCCGTCGCCGATGCGGAAGCCGCGGCGGACGCCGTCCGCCGGGCGGGCGGGACGGCGGCGGTGATCCGGGCCGATCTGGCGGATGCCGGGGCGGTCGCGGGGACGGTCGAGGCCGCACGGGCCGCCGTCGGCCCGCTCACGCTCCTCGTCAACAATGCCTCCGAGTTCGAGCCGGACGAGGTGCTCACCCTGTCGCCGGAGCGCTGGGACCGGCATTTCGCCGTCAACCTGCGTGCGCCGGCCTTCCTGGCGCGGGATTTCGCCCGCCAGGTGCCGGAGGCGGGGGAAGGCCTGATCGTCAACATCGTCGACCAGCGCGTCTGGAAGCCGACGCCGCAGTTCTTCTCCTACACCCTGACGAAGGCCGCCCTCTACACGGCCACGAAGACCATGGCGCAGGCGCTCGCGCCCCGGATCCGGGTGAACGCGATCGGGCCCGGGCCCACCCTCGCCAATGCCCGGCAGGCCCCCGAGGATTTCGCGGGGCAGACCGACGCGCTCCTCCTGCGGCGCGGGCCGGGCCCGGAGGAGATCGGCGACGCGCTGATGTATCTCGTCCGCGCCCGCAGCGTGACCGGTCAGATGATCGCCGTGGACGGGGGACAGCACCTCGCCTGGGAGACGCCGGACGTCACAGGTATGAGGGAATGA
- a CDS encoding outer membrane protein gives MKKILLASVALFGFAGAAAAADLPARAAPPAPVVAAVPVFTWTGFYVGVNAGYGWNTSSNNPFFYDPVLGYYGGDGGNDGGFVGGAQVGYNYQIGQFVIGAEADVQYADRGNRDRILYSPVFGYYNAGNNSDDWFGTVRARAGFAFDRALIYATGGFAFNGDNGGWTVGGGLEYAFTNNLTAKIEGLYVNIDNGNRNDLIYGVGYYGGKNKDEFGVVRAGLNYKFSTY, from the coding sequence ATGAAGAAAATCCTTCTTGCCAGCGTTGCTCTTTTCGGTTTCGCCGGTGCCGCCGCCGCGGCCGATCTTCCGGCCCGCGCCGCCCCGCCCGCTCCGGTGGTCGCGGCCGTTCCGGTCTTCACCTGGACCGGTTTCTACGTCGGCGTGAACGCCGGCTACGGCTGGAACACCAGCAGCAACAACCCCTTCTTCTACGATCCGGTGCTCGGCTACTACGGTGGCGACGGCGGCAACGACGGCGGCTTCGTCGGCGGCGCCCAGGTCGGTTACAACTACCAGATCGGTCAGTTCGTGATCGGCGCCGAGGCGGACGTGCAGTACGCCGACCGCGGCAACCGCGACCGGATCCTCTACAGCCCGGTCTTCGGCTACTACAACGCCGGCAACAACTCCGACGACTGGTTCGGCACCGTCCGCGCCCGCGCCGGCTTCGCCTTCGACCGCGCCCTCATCTACGCCACGGGCGGTTTCGCCTTCAACGGCGACAACGGCGGCTGGACCGTCGGCGGCGGTCTCGAATACGCCTTCACGAACAACCTGACCGCGAAGATCGAAGGTCTGTACGTGAACATCGACAACGGCAACCGCAATGACCTCATCTACGGCGTGGGTTATTACGGCGGCAAGAACAAGGACGAGTTCGGCGTGGTCCGCGCGGGTCTGAACTACAAGTTCTCGACCTACTGA